The nucleotide window CCGTGTCGCGCCGCGGCTGATCCGCAAGGTCACGACCTCCGACGGTATCCCACTCACCGAGCCTGCGCCTGAAGTGAAGGAAGTCACCTCCGTCAAGACAGCCCGCACCATGATGACTCTGCTCAAATCCGTCATTGCTCCGGGGGGCACCGGAGCCGATGCCATGGCGCTTCACCATCCGCTCGGCGGCAAAACCGGCACCACCAGCGATTACACGGATGCATGGTTCATGGGTTTCTCGCCCTCGGTCACCTGCGGTGTCTGGGTCGGCTATGACAACCGCCAGTCGCTCGGCGACAAAGAAACCGGCGCGCACGCTGCGCTGCCGATCTGGATGGACTTCATGCGCGCTGCCATCGCCGATAAACCGGATGAACACTTCCCCGGCGATCTATCCGCTCCACTGTTGGCCAACACCCAGCCTGCATCCAGATAAAAAGACGCCGGCCATTGCGGCCAGCGCCTTCCTCCTACAGCAACCCAGGTTAAAAGTGCCAGATCAGGTCGCCTGCAAAGGTGAGCTGCGTGGTTTTTGTCGGAGCGCCGTTTGTTGGAGCATCGAAAGCCGGTTTGTCGTACGAGTGATCAAGCCGTAGTTCCGGCCGGAAGGTCACCGTACTCCCGATCCAGTAATTCATTCCGACCATGTGCTCTGAATAGAGCGTCGCAGTACCCGTCCGTTGCCCCTTCAGATCGTTCACAAACTCGTTGCGAATAGTCAGAGAGGTGTGATGGTTGTTCCACTCATGCTCGATGTAGTTCACTGCGGCAAAGTCCGGAGCATAGCAATGGGTTGCCAGAGGATTGCACTGCGCGCCGTTTGCGCCAGTGATCAGGGAAGGGCCTGTGATTTCACCCGCATTCGCGCCGACGTTCGCATTCGCACCGTAGCTGATACAGGGATTAAGCCCATAGCAGAGATTGGGAACATCACGTTCGTACTGATACCAGGCCTCCGTATCGGTGTGCCAGGTCGCATTGAACTTGTGATAGTAGGTGAGGTAATACGCGGAGATATTGTTGTACGAATACTTCGCCGAATTCAGTGAGTTCGCACAGAAGTAGAGATTGTCTCCGCCTGTATGCCATGTATAGCCCGCACAGGCATTGCCGGTAAGCTTCGCATATTTCGTCCAGGGCGCGGCTTCGCAACCACCTGAGACACCCCCTTGCACTGTCCAGTGATCGCTCAGCTTGGTGGTTACGTTCACACCGTGCTGGGTGTAGCAGTCCACCGTATAGAGCAGCGAGTGGCTGTAGGTGTAGTTATTCGGAGCCAGCTGCGCCTCGATATCCGGCAGGGAAATATAACGGCCGACACGGATATCCGTACCCTGCCCAATGTGCGGCAGATAGAAATCCAGGTAGTACATCACCGGGTCATAGCCATACGTGTTGTTGTTCTTGAGCAACTGCTGGCTGAAGACGCCATACGCCGTCGTATAGCGGTAGTCGAGACCATACAGGCTGGTAAGGCGAAAGCCCCAGTCGAAGTGATCCTTCTGTACCGTATCCGGAAGCCGCTCGAAATACAGCGCCGCCTGATCGAGTTGAATCGAATTCGGAATGACATCGTAAGCTGCCGGCGCATTTGCAAACTTCCCCTGATTCGAAGTGCTGGCGTTATAGCCAATATCGAACCAGCCATAGGTTTTGATCCGGCTTTTTGCGCCATTGATCGCCGTCATCAGCGGATAGGTGTTGTAGTCAGGTGCGCCGATCACCACCGTACCGCCAATTGGCCAGTCGGCACTCGGAAAGGGCGGAGAATTCAGCGGTGCGGGCGTACCGCGGCGCTCGGGCGCCGGAGCGGCTGGCGCAGTGCTCGAACTGGACGTCCAGTCATCGAGATACGCGTGCCCCAGGCGCGTAAGGAATCCGCGCTGCGGCGCAGGAGCGTCCGGCGTGGCGCTGCTCGCATCTCCACTCACGGAGCTACCCGCTACCGTGTCGTCACTGGATACCACCGAAACCGCTTGCGCAGAAGCCTGTACAGAAAAACAAGCTGCGGACAGGATAAACATCGAAGAATAAAACCGTTGAAACTTTAGGAAGCCCATGACTCTCCACGAACGTATGCGCACGCGAATCATTCGCGCACTTCCTCAATCTACGGAGCAAGCCATAAGCACGCCCTAAATAGGGCATAAAGGCTTCATAAGTAAGCCTGCATGCACCGAGCGCACGCTATTGATATCCTTGAAGGATGAAACGCGTTGTTCTCTACAGCCAGCCCGGCTGCCCTCCCTGCTTTGCCGCCAAGCAATTTCTCAAGAGCCGCGGAGTGCCGTTCGAATACAAGGATGTACAGGCAGATCCTGAAGCACTGCGGGAGCTGGTTGCGCTGAACAGCCGCAGCACCCCCACGATCGTCGTCGAAGAGGAAGTGATGATCGGTTTCGATCCCGACCGCCTGAGCATCCTTCTCGGCTAACCCGCTCCCCGGATACCGGCGCAGGCGCGTTTTCCGAATCACCTCCGTGCCGCTCCATAGCGGCATCCTTCCCCAGCCCTTCCCTATTCTGCACCCCGTCACTTCTCCGGTTCCTCTTCTACGGCACTCGCCGATTTCGCGATCACTTCGCTAAGATAGCTCTACTTTTCCAAACACCATTTCTGTACGCCGGAGATTGGCCCTGCGCGCTATCTTCCTCAACTACCGGAGAAATGACTCAGAAGGCGAGGCCGGACGCCTCTTCGATGAGCTCACCCTGCACTTTCCGCAAAACACAGTCTTTATGGATGTTGCCGCCATCGAACCAGGACGCGATTTCCGCAAGGCCATTGACCAGAGCATCGTCTCCTGCCAGGTTCTGCTTGCCATCATCGGCCAGACATGGCTCTCTTCTGCCGACGCGGATGGGCATTTGCGTCTGGAAGATCCCGATGATTTTGTTCGCCTGGAACTGGCCTCGGCTCTGCGCCGGGACATTCCTGTAGTCCCGATACTGGTTCGCGGCGCACGCATGCCCCGCGCGGAGCAACTGCCCTCAGACCTGCGGGAACTGGCATACCGGAATGCCGTCGAGCTTACCCATGCACGCTGGAAATCCGATGTACAGGTACTGGTTCACGCTCTGCGTCCTTATGTCGAAACGCCCATCGGAGCAGCACCGGCGGCTCTTCAGACACAATCCCCCGCTCCGGGAACTGCAGCAGCCACACTGCCCGATCATCCTGCAGCCACGACTTCACTCTCCTCCGAAATCGTCGATCACGCCGCCCACCAGCTTGCTTCCTTCATCGGCCCGCTTGCCAGCCATCTGGCGAGGAAAACGGCACGCACCTGCACATCCCCGGAAGATCTCTACACACGCCTTGCTCAGGAGATCGAGTCCGAACCTGACCGGGCGCGTTTTTTGCGCGCCTGTCGCGGCTGAATACGGTCTATTCGCCTTCGATCATCCGCAGCGCCTTGGCCAGACTGATCTGCATACGCTGGAAGGAAGCCGCGACTACCGCAATCTCGTCATTGCCCACGATCCGTACAGGCGGCACATCCTTCTCACCACGGCTTACGCGGTCGGCCGTCTCCGAGACCACACGCAGCGGACGGATGACAAACCAGTAAACCGCCGCGTCCAGTGCCACCACTGCCAGCACCAGGGTGATCACCAGAAAGATCAGCAGCCGTTGCCAGGCTTCATTCGCAATCCTGATCGGCACAGACTGCGGCACGGAAATAATCTGAGCCGCTACGATTTCATCCTTCTTCCAGCCGAATCCGTTGTCCGATCCATAGACGGTCAGCATCGCATGCGGAGCGGCTGATGGTACGCTGTGACATTCCAGGCATGGTTGCGCCGCCCGGATAGGCCGTGCCAGATAGAGCGAAGTTCCACTCGGCGTCAACCGGTCGCCGATCACCTCCGTCTGGTCAGGATGATCGCGCAAGGTGTGCACGATATCCGCCTCCCAGTCCGTTGCCCGATCCTCGGGGTTCGTCGGATTCAGCGTGGCTTCCTTGTAGGTGTAATCCGGATACTGCCGCCGCAGCTTGTCGAAGGTTGTCGTCGCTCCGAAGGCCGGTACGGTCTCGGCCAAAAAGTGCACCCGGTGACGTGGATTCTGCTGCAGGAGAGGAGAGAGATCGGCCGATGTATAGTCGCGGACAGCCGTTGCACTGGCCATCATCAGGTGCGCTTCCTCGAGCACTTCCCGACGCGCATTGCCCATCAAAAACGAATAAGCAAAGTGCGCAATCAACACGCCGCCGATTCCAAAAACCAGGAGCAGAATCAGGTTGAATTTGACCAGAAGCTTCATCGACCACTCTTTCTCTTTCCGTCGAAGCAACTTTTGTGCTGGGGGAGCGAACCCTTATAGCACGATTCAGCCATAAGTCAGCAGAGGTATCGGGAGATTCGCCTGTCGTTTGATTTGCTCGCTCCCTGCCCGGAGCGGAGGGAACGATTGCCAAGCGCACGCTCACCAGCTAGGCTAAGGAGGAGCAACAGCCTTTCACAGGCTGGCCTCGCTGCCCGATGCGGGAGTGGCGAAATTGGCAGACGCACTTGGTTTAGGTCCAAGCGGAGCAATCCGTGGGGGTTCAAGTCCCTTCTCCCGCACCAGCTTTTCTCAGAACTATTTTGGAACTGAGGCTCGACAGGCATGGAGCCTCTGCCAGGATCGGGTTTGTCCGGATTTCCGGCGGTTGCCTGCGATACTCTGAAGGCATCATGCAATCCAATCCGCCACAACCCAAAATCGAGCTGGCCAAGAGCGAAAAGTATCAGGAGACCTACGCCAACAGCGTGCAGGTCCGTGCCAGCGTGTGGGATTTCTTCCTCGCCTTCGGCATCGTCCGTCAGGACTCTCCTGAACAGGTCAACATTGAAAACAGCCAGGGCATCTATCTCAGCCCGCAGCAGGCGAAAGCTCTCTGGAACCTGCTTGGCCAGAATCTCGTTCAGTACGAGCAGGCCTTCGGCACCATTGCGCTTGAGCCGCATACCCAGCCGGTTCCTATCCCGCGCGGCCCTGTTCACTAGGTCGTATCCCCATATAGAAAATGGAGATGTTGTCATCCCACCGCTGCGCGAAACAGTCTTGTCTCGCGCGGCAGTGGGAGCTGCAGTCCTGTTCCGCTCCGCAACAATCCAGCTTGCCACAAAAGAAAGCGGAGGCCGAAGGCCTAGACGGCCAGCGCCGTCCTGCGCACAGCAGACGGTCAAATGCTATTGAAGAGCGTGCCCTGTCCGTCGATGGCGGCAATCAGATCCGTGAGCGATGACTGCTGCGTCTCGGCCGAGCTCAGCTCGGTAGCGGCCGTGGCTGTATCCGTTTCAATCAGCGAGTTCTGCGAGGACTTGAGCTGCACTTCCTGGTCCTCGCTGGCGGTGCTCGCCGCTGTCAGCGCGTCAATGGAGTTGTCGATCACTGCCCGCTGCTGCGTAACATAGTCGAGCGAGGTCGTGAGAGCCGAGAGGTCGGAGGTGGCAGTCGACGACACCGTACCCGAAGAAAAATCGGCAATTAGCGAATTCAGGGTTCCGAGCACATCGGCTCCCGAAGCGGTGAAGATCTGGTTCCCTGGCACATTCGTCTGAATCTTCTGCCCATTCGCCGTTTCGACATAGCTGACATCACTATCGCCGTTGTAGGTAACCGTCGCCGGCGAAGTGCTCGAATCCAGGGTAAAGGGTTCCGTCGTACCCTGGCTGCCGGAAAAGAGATACGTTCCCTGGTAGCTAGTATTTGCCAGCGAAAGCACCTCGTCGCGAATTCCCGTCAGCTGCGTGGCGATTGTCTCCAGATTGCTGCTGTTCAACGTTCCATCATTGCCTTCCGTGGCCAGGGAAACCGCCTCATTCAACTGCGACACCACACTGCCAAGCGTGCTGTCGGCCACCTGCAGCATACCCTCAGACGAAGATGCCGTCTGCGAAAAGGTGTCATCGGTGCTGATACTGCTGGACAGTGTGATATTCAAGGCAAAAGCAGTCGGATTATCGCCAGGCTCGTTCACCGTCACACCGCTTGAGATCTCATTGGTGATGGCCTCTTCATTGGCTGTTGTCGTATCGAGCGCCGACACGGTGTTGTATATGTAGTGGGGATCTACGCGCATGCCTGCTCTCCTCTTTTGCAAAAGGCTGATCTTGTCGCCACAGGCTGCCGACTGCGTGCGCCTGTCTATGGTTTTCGTTGCCCTGCTCTAGCTGCTGTACGCCGTTTCCACACCCAGATTGAGCGCAGACAGCATGACCGAGTCGAGCGTGCTGAAAAGCTTCGACGCCGCCTCGTAGGACTGCTCGAAAGTCTCGAGCGAGGATGCCTCGTCATTCAGGTTGACGGAACTGAGCGAACTGACCTGGGTCTGCAACTGTGTAAGGGAATCCTGCTGCGCCGTATTGTTGACGGTCGCATCGGAGACCATCGTGCCAAGCGTCGAGATCATCGCCGAATAGTAGTCTGTCGGCGTCGAACCATCGACGATCGTCTGGTTTTGCAGGTTCACCATATCCAGCAGATTGGTGTCGTCAGAGGAACCTTCGCCGGTAGCCGCGGCTGCAATCTTGTCGGGATCGGTCATGGCGACAGAGATCGTGGATGCGGCGCCCGTCGAGCTGGTAGGCAGCGTGAAGATGGCTGTGCCTGCATCACCATTCACATCGTCGCCCGCCTCATTAACCGTGTTCACCTCGGTGCCGAAGTCGTAGGCCAAGGTATCGAGCGCGGTGCTGATCTCGGGAATATCCTGATCGCGCACCTCGAGCAGACCGCCGAGCTGACCGCCACCGGAGGCCAGATCGGTGGTCAGATCATTACCTTCGGAGTCATAAATATGGGTCACGCCATCGCTCGAACCGGTGGTCAACGCATAAGAGCTGCCTTCGGAGACCAGCAGAGCGCCGCTCGAGGTCGTAATGGACAGGCCGTTGTCCTCGGTCGTGACCTGGTGAATGCCGATCAGCGAGGAGAGCTGCTGAATATCTTCTTCGCGCTCGTCCTCGAGTGTTCCAGCATCGCTGTTCGGGCTTGTTGACTGGATCTGCTGATTCAACGAGGCAATCGCTCCGGTGAGAGAGTTCACCTGCTGGACAATGCTCACGCTCTCCTGATCGATCGAGCTCTGCTGCGCCGACAGCTGCGACGCTGCGTTCTGAAAGTCATTGGCCAGGGTATCGGCGCTCGACAGCACGCTCTGTCGCAGCGTGGTGCTGGAAGGGTCTGACTCGAGCGACGAGAGCGCGTCGAAGAAGGACGTCATATCATCGCCAATTCCGCCGGTCGTGCTACTGCTTGTCGAGGTCGAATCTGAGGTCGAAGTCGTGGTCTGATCGAAGATCTCCTGCACATCATCGAGCGCCGACAGCCGCGAATCGGTCGCGCTGGCGGCCTGGTTCTGCTGTTGCAGATCCTCCTCGAGCACGGGGTCCCGCTGCGAGACACCGCCGGTCATCGTCGTGCCGTCGCCGACCAGCCCCTGCTGGAGCGTGATCGGATCGTTCTCCTCAAAAGTCGCCACC belongs to Silvibacterium dinghuense and includes:
- a CDS encoding DUF3467 domain-containing protein: MQSNPPQPKIELAKSEKYQETYANSVQVRASVWDFFLAFGIVRQDSPEQVNIENSQGIYLSPQQAKALWNLLGQNLVQYEQAFGTIALEPHTQPVPIPRGPVH
- a CDS encoding outer membrane beta-barrel protein — its product is MSGDASSATPDAPAPQRGFLTRLGHAYLDDWTSSSSTAPAAPAPERRGTPAPLNSPPFPSADWPIGGTVVIGAPDYNTYPLMTAINGAKSRIKTYGWFDIGYNASTSNQGKFANAPAAYDVIPNSIQLDQAALYFERLPDTVQKDHFDWGFRLTSLYGLDYRYTTAYGVFSQQLLKNNNTYGYDPVMYYLDFYLPHIGQGTDIRVGRYISLPDIEAQLAPNNYTYSHSLLYTVDCYTQHGVNVTTKLSDHWTVQGGVSGGCEAAPWTKYAKLTGNACAGYTWHTGGDNLYFCANSLNSAKYSYNNISAYYLTYYHKFNATWHTDTEAWYQYERDVPNLCYGLNPCISYGANANVGANAGEITGPSLITGANGAQCNPLATHCYAPDFAAVNYIEHEWNNHHTSLTIRNEFVNDLKGQRTGTATLYSEHMVGMNYWIGSTVTFRPELRLDHSYDKPAFDAPTNGAPTKTTQLTFAGDLIWHF
- a CDS encoding toll/interleukin-1 receptor domain-containing protein, yielding MALRAIFLNYRRNDSEGEAGRLFDELTLHFPQNTVFMDVAAIEPGRDFRKAIDQSIVSCQVLLAIIGQTWLSSADADGHLRLEDPDDFVRLELASALRRDIPVVPILVRGARMPRAEQLPSDLRELAYRNAVELTHARWKSDVQVLVHALRPYVETPIGAAPAALQTQSPAPGTAAATLPDHPAATTSLSSEIVDHAAHQLASFIGPLASHLARKTARTCTSPEDLYTRLAQEIESEPDRARFLRACRG
- a CDS encoding glutaredoxin family protein; the encoded protein is MKRVVLYSQPGCPPCFAAKQFLKSRGVPFEYKDVQADPEALRELVALNSRSTPTIVVEEEVMIGFDPDRLSILLG
- a CDS encoding Tll0287-like domain-containing protein, with the protein product MKLLVKFNLILLLVFGIGGVLIAHFAYSFLMGNARREVLEEAHLMMASATAVRDYTSADLSPLLQQNPRHRVHFLAETVPAFGATTTFDKLRRQYPDYTYKEATLNPTNPEDRATDWEADIVHTLRDHPDQTEVIGDRLTPSGTSLYLARPIRAAQPCLECHSVPSAAPHAMLTVYGSDNGFGWKKDEIVAAQIISVPQSVPIRIANEAWQRLLIFLVITLVLAVVALDAAVYWFVIRPLRVVSETADRVSRGEKDVPPVRIVGNDEIAVVAASFQRMQISLAKALRMIEGE
- a CDS encoding flagellar hook-associated protein 3 — its product is MRVDPHYIYNTVSALDTTTANEEAITNEISSGVTVNEPGDNPTAFALNITLSSSISTDDTFSQTASSSEGMLQVADSTLGSVVSQLNEAVSLATEGNDGTLNSSNLETIATQLTGIRDEVLSLANTSYQGTYLFSGSQGTTEPFTLDSSTSPATVTYNGDSDVSYVETANGQKIQTNVPGNQIFTASGADVLGTLNSLIADFSSGTVSSTATSDLSALTTSLDYVTQQRAVIDNSIDALTAASTASEDQEVQLKSSQNSLIETDTATAATELSSAETQQSSLTDLIAAIDGQGTLFNSI
- the flgK gene encoding flagellar hook-associated protein FlgK, with the protein product MATLNMAYSITSGALEADQAALAVVSNNVSNANTTGYTREVATFEENDPITLQQGLVGDGTTMTGGVSQRDPVLEEDLQQQNQAASATDSRLSALDDVQEIFDQTTTSTSDSTSTSSSTTGGIGDDMTSFFDALSSLESDPSSTTLRQSVLSSADTLANDFQNAASQLSAQQSSIDQESVSIVQQVNSLTGAIASLNQQIQSTSPNSDAGTLEDEREEDIQQLSSLIGIHQVTTEDNGLSITTSSGALLVSEGSSYALTTGSSDGVTHIYDSEGNDLTTDLASGGGQLGGLLEVRDQDIPEISTALDTLAYDFGTEVNTVNEAGDDVNGDAGTAIFTLPTSSTGAASTISVAMTDPDKIAAAATGEGSSDDTNLLDMVNLQNQTIVDGSTPTDYYSAMISTLGTMVSDATVNNTAQQDSLTQLQTQVSSLSSVNLNDEASSLETFEQSYEAASKLFSTLDSVMLSALNLGVETAYSS